In Rubrobacter radiotolerans DSM 5868, a genomic segment contains:
- a CDS encoding 6-pyruvoyl trahydropterin synthase family protein yields MYEVLVAESFEAAHRLVGDFGPATRVHGHTYRVEVAVRGERLGDDGTLYDLGKLGENVKGLAAELHYRNLDEVEGLAGKNTTAEAVADFVWERLAKTLAGSGLSSLTVRVWENPNACAAREDRLPG; encoded by the coding sequence ATGTACGAGGTCCTGGTCGCGGAGAGCTTCGAGGCGGCGCACCGGCTCGTCGGGGACTTCGGTCCGGCGACGCGCGTGCACGGACACACCTACCGGGTCGAGGTCGCCGTCCGCGGCGAGCGCCTCGGAGATGACGGGACCCTCTACGACCTCGGGAAACTCGGAGAGAACGTGAAGGGGCTCGCCGCAGAGCTTCACTACCGCAACCTCGACGAGGTCGAGGGGCTTGCGGGAAAGAACACGACCGCCGAGGCCGTCGCCGATTTTGTCTGGGAGCGGCTCGCAAAGACCCTTGCGGGGTCGGGTCTTTCAAGCCTCACCGTCCGCGTCTGGGAGAACCCGAACGCCTGCGCCGCGCGCGAAGACCGCCTCCCGGGCTAG
- the folB gene encoding dihydroneopterin aldolase has protein sequence MAAFSRDKIIVEGMTFFGYHGTLEAENDLGQPFVVSVTMNADLRPAGESDDLTKSVDYSKVHDAAKRIVEGERVALIETVAERIASAVLEDHPSVEAVTVRVKKPHVRLGGTVLEGSAVEILRER, from the coding sequence ATGGCGGCGTTCTCTAGGGACAAGATAATCGTCGAGGGCATGACCTTCTTTGGATACCACGGGACGCTTGAGGCGGAGAACGATCTCGGACAGCCGTTCGTTGTCAGCGTAACGATGAACGCTGATCTTCGCCCGGCCGGTGAGTCCGACGACCTCACGAAATCCGTAGACTACAGTAAGGTCCACGACGCCGCAAAGAGGATCGTCGAGGGCGAAAGGGTCGCCCTTATCGAGACCGTCGCCGAGCGGATCGCCTCGGCCGTCCTTGAAGACCACCCGAGCGTGGAGGCGGTTACGGTCCGCGTAAAGAAGCCGCACGTCCGCCTCGGCGGGACCGTCCTCGAAGGCTCGGCGGTCGAGATCCTCCGCGAGAGATAG
- a CDS encoding alanyl-tRNA editing protein — protein MPSDAGTEELYLRDPYSREFAARVIRLSGREVVLDRTAFYPGGGGMPSDKGYLGVGPIRTKVIEVRRSGTDDYDGFEGDDLSQKEWIVHVLDRPMPETVREVRGELDWARRHRNLRYATALALFSAVARRDFGLRSGGGRIRSGKARIDLVKSGRGRESGGAAAREIAKKLESAVNETVLSGGRTEVVGGRLKVRDLPPVEGGGLYVRDLAEVGRVEVTRWTDRGRDVRLEFTLPGAGGSR, from the coding sequence GTGCCGAGCGACGCCGGAACCGAGGAGCTCTACCTGAGGGACCCCTACAGCCGGGAGTTCGCTGCACGCGTCATCCGGCTCTCCGGTCGGGAGGTCGTGCTCGACCGGACGGCCTTCTACCCCGGCGGGGGCGGTATGCCCTCCGACAAGGGCTATCTCGGGGTGGGGCCGATCCGGACAAAGGTCATAGAGGTCCGGCGCTCCGGAACCGACGACTACGACGGCTTCGAGGGCGACGACCTTTCGCAGAAGGAGTGGATAGTCCATGTCCTCGACCGGCCGATGCCCGAAACCGTCCGCGAGGTGCGGGGGGAGCTCGACTGGGCGCGCCGCCACCGGAACCTCCGCTACGCTACGGCGCTCGCCCTCTTCTCCGCCGTCGCCCGGCGCGACTTCGGCCTGAGGTCCGGCGGCGGGCGCATCCGCTCCGGGAAGGCCCGGATAGACCTCGTGAAGAGCGGGAGGGGAAGGGAGAGCGGCGGGGCAGCGGCGCGGGAGATCGCCAAGAAGCTCGAAAGCGCGGTCAACGAGACCGTCCTCTCCGGGGGCCGGACGGAGGTTGTCGGCGGAAGGCTCAAGGTCCGGGACCTTCCGCCGGTCGAGGGGGGCGGGCTCTACGTGCGGGACCTCGCCGAGGTCGGCCGCGTCGAGGTTACGCGCTGGACCGACCGGGGACGCGACGTGCGGCTGGAGTTCACGCTCCCCGGGGCCGGAGGGTCGCGGTGA
- a CDS encoding glycosyltransferase, giving the protein MRVAFVTVGDTSRLTGGHLYNARLLRGLRELGHRVEPVVGAGDGFEEQRLAAGGFRLDPRGFDVVVVDALARVVCAPHLGAWRETVPVVALVHELPGLAAPENAARERPYEDALLEGGPGAGPVVTVSEANRRALLARGVAPERVLVVPPGFDRLEMAGRRREAPRSGPALALCVAQWTPRKGILDLVRAWRIADTGDARLRFVGETRADGEYARRILREIGSDGSVEVAGCITDADLARAYAEADLFVLPSRFEGYGIVFAEALASGLPVLARRVGPLPELLGDEAALLVPESAGPETIAAGISTLLCDGALRKRMSEAALRRAADLPRWSETVAAFERALAGAAGGFSGGALPEPTERNRRSWNAAVGAHESHRPNLAAYLAAGGSTLFPEELGLLGEVHGKRLVHLMCNTGGDTLSLAALGAEATGVDLSDRAVERARELSESSGIEARFERGEVYAWLREAAVAGRRFDLALASYGVVCWLYDLGLWARGVRDVLAEGGALALVDFHPVSMVFDREWRVAESYYAGGEPLDLPEGVGDYVGESGGGLVASGFAEGVREFSNPESCTLYRWGLGEVVSALAEAGFTVERLEEYPYANGERHFLRMREGEGRRMYPPEGMPSLPLMYGVRAAKTRERPSG; this is encoded by the coding sequence TTGCGCGTAGCCTTCGTAACCGTCGGCGATACCTCGCGCCTCACCGGCGGTCACCTCTACAACGCGCGCCTCCTCCGCGGTTTGCGCGAGCTCGGACACCGGGTCGAACCCGTCGTTGGCGCAGGCGACGGCTTCGAGGAGCAGCGGCTTGCGGCCGGGGGCTTCCGTCTCGACCCGCGGGGCTTCGATGTGGTTGTGGTAGACGCCCTCGCGCGGGTGGTGTGCGCTCCGCACCTCGGAGCCTGGCGAGAGACCGTCCCGGTCGTCGCGCTCGTGCACGAGCTGCCCGGACTCGCCGCCCCGGAGAACGCCGCGCGGGAGCGGCCCTACGAGGATGCGCTGCTCGAAGGCGGACCCGGGGCCGGTCCCGTCGTTACCGTGAGCGAGGCGAACCGGCGGGCACTCCTTGCGCGCGGCGTGGCGCCGGAGCGGGTGCTCGTCGTGCCGCCCGGCTTCGACCGGCTGGAGATGGCCGGGAGGCGGCGGGAGGCGCCCCGATCCGGTCCCGCCCTTGCGCTGTGCGTGGCGCAGTGGACGCCGCGCAAGGGCATTCTCGACCTTGTCCGGGCCTGGAGGATCGCCGACACCGGGGACGCCCGGCTCCGGTTCGTCGGGGAGACGAGGGCGGACGGCGAGTACGCCCGGCGCATCCTGCGGGAGATCGGGTCCGACGGGTCCGTCGAGGTTGCGGGGTGCATAACCGACGCGGACCTTGCGCGCGCCTACGCGGAGGCGGACCTCTTTGTCCTGCCGTCGCGCTTCGAGGGCTACGGCATCGTCTTTGCCGAGGCGCTCGCGAGCGGCCTCCCCGTCCTTGCCCGCCGGGTCGGGCCGCTCCCGGAGCTTCTCGGGGACGAGGCCGCACTCCTCGTGCCGGAGAGCGCCGGTCCGGAGACGATCGCGGCCGGGATCTCGACCCTTCTTTGCGACGGAGCGCTGCGCAAGAGAATGTCGGAGGCCGCGCTCCGGCGCGCGGCGGATCTCCCGCGCTGGAGCGAGACCGTCGCCGCCTTCGAGCGGGCTCTTGCAGGGGCGGCCGGGGGGTTCTCCGGGGGGGCGCTGCCGGAACCGACGGAGCGCAACCGCCGCTCGTGGAACGCGGCCGTCGGGGCGCACGAGAGCCACCGCCCGAACCTCGCGGCGTATCTCGCGGCCGGCGGCTCGACGCTCTTTCCGGAGGAGCTCGGGCTTCTCGGGGAGGTGCACGGGAAGCGGCTCGTTCACCTGATGTGCAACACCGGCGGCGACACACTCAGCCTCGCCGCGCTCGGGGCCGAGGCTACCGGCGTGGACCTCTCCGACCGGGCCGTCGAGCGGGCTCGGGAGCTTTCGGAGAGCAGCGGCATCGAGGCGCGCTTCGAGCGGGGGGAGGTCTACGCCTGGCTTCGGGAGGCGGCGGTCGCGGGACGGCGCTTCGACCTCGCGCTCGCGAGCTACGGGGTGGTGTGCTGGCTCTACGACCTCGGGCTGTGGGCGCGCGGGGTCCGGGACGTCCTTGCGGAGGGCGGGGCGCTCGCGCTCGTGGACTTCCACCCGGTCTCGATGGTCTTTGACCGGGAGTGGCGGGTCGCGGAGAGCTACTACGCCGGCGGAGAGCCGCTCGACCTCCCGGAGGGGGTCGGGGACTACGTCGGGGAGTCGGGCGGGGGGCTCGTGGCGAGCGGGTTCGCCGAAGGGGTCCGGGAGTTCAGCAACCCCGAGTCTTGCACCCTCTACCGCTGGGGGCTCGGGGAGGTCGTGAGCGCGCTCGCAGAGGCCGGGTTCACCGTCGAGCGGCTCGAAGAATATCCTTATGCAAACGGAGAGCGGCACTTCCTCAGGATGCGCGAGGGGGAGGGGCGGCGGATGTACCCGCCGGAGGGGATGCCGAGCCTGCCGCTCATGTATGGCGTCCGGGCGGCGAAGACCCGCGAGCGGCCTTCCGGATAG
- a CDS encoding DUF192 domain-containing protein, producing the protein MRGPREQTLAALLFALLVLAGCGGTVPAEPDLTEATGGERAAGACERPRFSEQTPEGVSREPLPVEPVTVRTSDGPVELRAEIADTDATRAQGLMFRESLGERCGMLFVYPSERELSFWMRNTLIPLSIAYIDSEGRIVDLQDMEPLDDEPPNYASAEPAQYALEVNEGFFRENGVRVGDRVELPDSVR; encoded by the coding sequence GTGAGGGGTCCGCGCGAACAGACGCTCGCGGCGCTTCTGTTCGCGCTCCTTGTGCTTGCCGGTTGCGGGGGGACGGTCCCCGCCGAGCCGGATCTGACCGAGGCGACCGGCGGCGAGCGGGCCGCCGGTGCGTGCGAGAGGCCCCGGTTCTCGGAGCAGACCCCGGAGGGGGTCTCCCGGGAGCCCCTGCCGGTCGAGCCCGTCACGGTCCGGACCTCGGACGGCCCGGTCGAGCTTCGAGCCGAGATCGCCGATACGGACGCCACGCGGGCGCAGGGGCTCATGTTCCGCGAGTCGCTCGGAGAGCGGTGCGGGATGCTCTTTGTCTACCCCTCCGAGCGCGAGCTCTCGTTCTGGATGCGAAATACCCTGATCCCGCTCTCCATCGCCTACATCGACTCCGAAGGCCGGATCGTCGACCTCCAGGACATGGAGCCCCTCGACGACGAGCCCCCGAACTACGCCTCCGCCGAGCCCGCGCAGTACGCCCTAGAGGTCAACGAGGGCTTCTTCCGGGAGAACGGCGTCCGGGTCGGGGACCGGGTCGAGCTCCCGGACTCCGTCCGCTAG
- a CDS encoding RibD family protein: MKESAGPRTKGPKPRRSSRAAPSRPSVTVSYAQTLDGRIATVGGSSQWISSPDSLRFAHEMRARHDAVLIGAGTACRDNPRLTVRNVPGDDPLRVIVDSTLRTPPDSAVFADGAAAGTVVLATGRAPEERRKRLRDLGVRVFEVPADGDGRVDLAPALARLLELEVATVMVEGGACLITSLLKGRLADRLAVCIAPKILGCGIEAVGELGIRDLDRSVALSDVSFERYGPDLILCGDLRYCDDREV, encoded by the coding sequence ATGAAGGAAAGCGCCGGACCTCGTACAAAGGGCCCGAAGCCGCGCCGGTCCTCCCGGGCGGCCCCCTCGCGACCCAGCGTAACCGTCAGCTACGCCCAGACGCTCGACGGGCGAATCGCGACCGTCGGGGGGTCTTCGCAGTGGATCAGCTCCCCCGACTCCCTGCGCTTCGCGCACGAGATGCGTGCCCGCCATGACGCGGTACTCATCGGGGCGGGGACGGCCTGCCGGGATAACCCGCGCCTGACGGTCAGGAACGTCCCCGGGGACGACCCGCTGCGCGTGATCGTGGACAGCACCCTGAGGACCCCGCCGGACTCGGCGGTCTTTGCGGACGGGGCGGCTGCGGGAACGGTCGTGCTCGCGACCGGCCGCGCGCCCGAAGAGAGGCGGAAGAGGCTGCGGGATCTCGGCGTCCGGGTCTTCGAGGTCCCGGCCGACGGTGACGGGCGGGTCGACCTGGCGCCGGCGCTCGCGCGGCTCCTGGAACTGGAGGTAGCCACGGTGATGGTCGAGGGCGGGGCCTGCCTTATAACCTCGCTCCTCAAGGGGCGGCTCGCGGACCGGCTCGCGGTCTGCATCGCACCGAAGATCCTCGGCTGCGGCATCGAGGCCGTCGGCGAGCTCGGCATCCGGGACCTCGACCGCTCCGTCGCTCTCTCGGACGTATCTTTCGAGCGGTACGGCCCGGACCTCATCCTCTGCGGCGACCTCCGCTACTGCGACGACCGCGAGGTCTGA
- a CDS encoding zinc-dependent alcohol dehydrogenase, protein MRTEALWFCGPRSARVLPAEAPPPGSGEVRVEAEFSAISAGTELLVYRGEVPKNLPLDLPTLEGSFAFPVKYGYALTGRVRDVGGAVAGLAAGDAVFVHHPHQRALTVPAASVVRLPEGVGPLEGVFFANLETALNVVHDTPVKLGETVAVTGLGVVGLLVAALLARSGARVVASDGRKARRELARRLGAGAVCTPERLSDLVSRETEGRGVDAVVEASGSGTALDAALGCVIREGTVVVASWYGTKPVSLDLGSNFHRGRVRLRSSQVGSIAPELTPRWSRERRTRTVLDLLPTLGLGRLVSHRVPLGRAPEVYGKLDGDEPFGREAVQVVIDYHQSRER, encoded by the coding sequence GTGAGGACCGAGGCGCTTTGGTTCTGCGGACCGCGCTCGGCGCGGGTCCTGCCCGCCGAGGCCCCGCCGCCCGGAAGCGGCGAGGTCCGCGTCGAGGCTGAGTTCTCCGCCATCAGCGCCGGGACCGAGCTGCTCGTCTACCGGGGGGAGGTCCCGAAGAACCTCCCTCTCGACCTTCCGACCCTCGAAGGCTCCTTCGCCTTCCCGGTAAAGTACGGCTACGCCCTCACCGGTCGCGTAAGGGACGTCGGCGGGGCGGTCGCGGGCCTCGCCGCCGGCGACGCGGTTTTCGTGCACCACCCGCACCAGCGCGCGCTGACCGTGCCGGCGGCCTCGGTCGTGCGGCTCCCGGAGGGCGTGGGTCCGCTCGAAGGGGTCTTTTTCGCGAACCTGGAGACCGCGCTGAACGTGGTTCACGACACCCCCGTGAAGCTCGGGGAGACCGTCGCGGTGACCGGGCTCGGGGTCGTGGGACTTCTCGTCGCCGCGCTGCTCGCCCGCTCGGGAGCGCGCGTCGTCGCCTCGGACGGGCGCAAGGCGCGCCGGGAGCTTGCCCGGAGGCTCGGGGCCGGGGCCGTATGCACTCCGGAGAGACTAAGCGACCTCGTGAGCCGGGAGACGGAGGGGCGCGGGGTCGACGCGGTTGTCGAGGCGAGCGGCTCCGGGACGGCGCTCGACGCTGCGCTCGGGTGCGTGATCCGGGAGGGGACGGTCGTCGTAGCGTCCTGGTACGGGACAAAGCCGGTCTCGCTCGACCTCGGCTCCAATTTCCACCGGGGGCGGGTGAGGCTCCGGTCCTCGCAGGTCGGCTCCATCGCGCCCGAGCTGACTCCGCGCTGGAGCCGGGAACGCCGGACGCGGACGGTCCTCGACCTGCTGCCGACGCTCGGGCTCGGGCGGCTCGTCTCGCACCGCGTCCCGCTCGGCAGGGCCCCGGAGGTCTACGGCAAGCTCGACGGGGATGAGCCCTTCGGCCGGGAGGCGGTGCAGGTCGTTATCGACTACCATCAGAGCAGGGAGCGGTAG
- a CDS encoding ABC transporter permease has protein sequence MGGIRTFLYVGGAVAGRQIRKFFGSVAFLVPAAFPIFFFVAFAGGLSRVGDVPGFEFAAGYTSFQFVWALLQAVAMGGAFTGFSIAGDFESGFARRFLLAAPRREGIVFGYVLASLVRTTFTGSLVFIVGVLAGMQILGTGVDMFGLAGLAVLVNVAATLFGAGMAMLFRTQQAGPLIQTPIFMTLFLAPVYVPFDLLEGWIQAIAAVNPVTFIMGAGRSLIAGEPAGVGTAFLIGFALVALFLVWALFALRRAERAG, from the coding sequence GTGGGCGGCATAAGGACTTTCCTTTACGTCGGCGGAGCGGTAGCGGGCAGGCAGATCCGCAAGTTCTTCGGGAGCGTTGCGTTCCTCGTTCCGGCGGCGTTCCCGATCTTCTTCTTTGTCGCCTTCGCGGGCGGGCTCTCGCGGGTCGGGGATGTGCCGGGCTTTGAGTTCGCCGCCGGGTACACCTCCTTTCAGTTTGTCTGGGCGCTTCTTCAGGCGGTGGCGATGGGCGGGGCCTTCACGGGATTCTCGATCGCCGGGGACTTTGAGAGCGGCTTCGCGCGGCGCTTTCTGCTCGCCGCCCCGAGACGCGAGGGAATAGTCTTCGGCTACGTGCTCGCCTCGCTTGTCAGAACGACCTTTACCGGCTCGCTCGTCTTTATCGTCGGGGTGCTTGCCGGGATGCAGATCCTCGGCACTGGCGTGGATATGTTCGGGCTCGCGGGGCTCGCGGTGCTCGTGAACGTCGCCGCAACGCTCTTCGGGGCCGGGATGGCGATGCTCTTCAGAACCCAGCAGGCCGGTCCGCTGATACAGACCCCCATCTTCATGACCCTCTTTCTTGCCCCGGTCTACGTCCCGTTCGATCTGCTTGAGGGCTGGATACAGGCGATCGCCGCCGTAAACCCCGTGACCTTTATCATGGGGGCGGGCCGGAGCCTTATAGCGGGTGAGCCCGCCGGGGTCGGGACGGCCTTCCTTATCGGCTTCGCTCTTGTCGCGCTCTTTCTTGTCTGGGCGCTCTTCGCCCTCCGGCGCGCCGAGCGGGCGGGATAG
- a CDS encoding nitroreductase family deazaflavin-dependent oxidoreductase — protein sequence MARGRAYNPLIRNVQRFAAKLHVALFKRTNGRLGGRMLGSPVLVLVTRGRRTGALRETPLLYLDVDGDRTGDLAVVASNGGTAGHPAWYLNLMAQGRAEVIAAGERFPVVARLVEGRSRHELWQRLVAMYPSYADYQRKTDRTIPVVLLKRV from the coding sequence ATGGCTCGCGGAAGGGCGTACAACCCGCTTATCCGGAACGTCCAGCGGTTCGCCGCAAAGCTGCACGTCGCGCTCTTCAAGCGCACGAACGGACGTCTCGGCGGCCGGATGCTCGGGAGCCCGGTCCTCGTGCTCGTCACCCGGGGCCGCAGGACCGGTGCGCTGCGCGAGACCCCGCTCCTCTACCTCGACGTGGACGGGGACCGGACGGGGGATCTCGCGGTCGTCGCCTCGAACGGCGGGACCGCGGGGCATCCGGCGTGGTACCTGAACCTCATGGCGCAGGGCCGGGCGGAGGTGATCGCGGCCGGAGAGCGCTTCCCGGTTGTGGCGAGGCTTGTGGAAGGCAGAAGTAGGCACGAGCTCTGGCAGCGGCTCGTCGCGATGTATCCATCCTACGCCGACTACCAGCGAAAGACCGACCGGACCATCCCCGTCGTCCTGCTCAAGCGCGTGTAA
- the rraA gene encoding ribonuclease E activity regulator RraA yields MTFHTADLSDGFPDKTRVPEPLFTNYGGRVRLSGPVATVRVRDDNVLVREALETVPEGTVVVVDGGGSKRCALVGGNLAKTAAERGLGGIVVNGCVRDAHELAALDLGVLALATHPKKSAKNGTGERDVPVLLGGVEIAPGEYLYADADGLLVSPERLL; encoded by the coding sequence TTGACCTTCCACACCGCAGACCTCTCCGACGGGTTCCCGGACAAGACCCGCGTCCCGGAGCCGCTCTTCACGAACTACGGGGGTAGGGTCCGCCTCTCGGGTCCAGTCGCGACCGTAAGGGTCCGCGACGACAACGTGCTCGTGCGCGAGGCCCTTGAAACGGTCCCCGAAGGCACGGTCGTTGTCGTGGACGGCGGGGGGTCCAAGCGGTGCGCGCTCGTCGGGGGGAACCTCGCAAAGACAGCGGCCGAGCGCGGCCTCGGCGGCATCGTGGTCAACGGCTGCGTCCGGGACGCACACGAGCTCGCCGCCCTCGACCTCGGCGTCCTCGCCCTCGCAACCCACCCCAAAAAGAGCGCCAAGAACGGGACCGGCGAGCGCGACGTCCCCGTCCTGCTCGGGGGAGTGGAGATCGCGCCCGGCGAGTACCTCTACGCCGACGCCGACGGCCTGCTCGTCTCGCCAGAGAGGCTGCTCTAG
- a CDS encoding ATP-binding cassette domain-containing protein, which translates to MDSSRKAIEVEGLVREFRKGPRAVDGIDLAVSEGEVYGFLGPNGAGKSTTVLMLTTLLPPTAGTARVGGYDIVRESNLVRAAIGAALQEAALDPFLTGREHMKLQAALHGLPRKERLKRSDELLERVGLEHAADRKVKGYSGGMKRRLDLALALIHNPKILFLDEPTTGLDPQSRSALWDEVARLAREDGVTVFLTTQYLEEADMLADRVGIIDGGRIVAEDTPERLKAEIGRPSVEATPVERGELGRVEGTLSRFGDLVPASSGASAVRLDRGDLADVVRALDAEGIEVANLQLNAPTLDDVFLAKTGRSLEGSGGDGEEGDEGERP; encoded by the coding sequence ATGGACAGTTCGAGAAAGGCGATAGAGGTCGAAGGGCTCGTGCGGGAGTTCCGGAAGGGCCCGCGGGCGGTGGACGGCATAGACCTCGCCGTCTCGGAGGGGGAGGTCTACGGCTTTCTCGGGCCGAACGGGGCGGGGAAGTCAACGACCGTCCTGATGCTCACGACGCTCCTTCCGCCGACGGCCGGGACGGCGCGCGTCGGAGGATACGACATCGTCCGGGAGAGCAACCTCGTTCGGGCGGCGATCGGGGCCGCGCTTCAGGAGGCGGCGCTCGACCCGTTTCTGACCGGCCGGGAGCACATGAAGCTTCAGGCCGCGCTGCACGGCTTGCCGCGCAAGGAGCGCCTGAAGCGGAGCGACGAGCTTCTTGAGCGGGTCGGCCTGGAGCACGCCGCCGACCGGAAGGTGAAGGGATACTCCGGCGGGATGAAGCGCAGGCTCGACCTGGCGCTCGCCCTTATACACAACCCGAAGATCCTCTTTCTCGACGAGCCGACGACCGGCCTCGACCCGCAGAGCCGCAGCGCGCTCTGGGACGAGGTCGCCCGGCTCGCGCGCGAGGACGGGGTAACGGTCTTTCTGACGACCCAGTACCTGGAGGAGGCGGACATGCTCGCCGACCGGGTCGGCATTATCGACGGGGGGAGGATCGTCGCCGAGGACACCCCCGAGCGTCTTAAGGCCGAGATCGGCCGCCCCTCCGTCGAGGCCACGCCCGTCGAGCGCGGTGAGCTCGGGCGCGTCGAAGGGACGCTCTCGCGCTTCGGGGACCTTGTCCCGGCCTCCTCGGGGGCCTCGGCCGTGAGGCTCGACCGGGGCGACCTCGCGGACGTGGTGCGCGCTCTTGACGCGGAGGGCATCGAGGTCGCCAACCTCCAGCTCAACGCCCCGACCCTGGACGACGTCTTTCTTGCAAAGACCGGTCGTTCGCTCGAAGGCTCGGGCGGAGACGGCGAGGAAGGGGACGAGGGGGAGCGCCCGTGA
- a CDS encoding ABC transporter permease: MSRALLTQVSVLARRAVIRTLRQPGMVLPALIFPMVLLAVNAGGLTSATELPGFPTETYLDFAFAFPLVQSAIFGASLAGTEFARDIENGFLNRLTLTPLRPVALLAGLLSGVVALTVLQYTVFLAVGLAIGVDIKSGILGVPVLFLLGVLTSLGFACLGTILALRTGSGEAVQSFFPLFFVLIFFSSVTLPRPLLGGGWFQAVATVNPVSYLVEGLRSLVITGWDPHALALGFGFALAFLAVGLAVAARSMRRRMEA, translated from the coding sequence GTGAGCCGGGCGCTACTCACGCAGGTCTCCGTTCTTGCGCGGCGGGCGGTCATAAGGACGCTCCGGCAGCCCGGGATGGTGCTTCCGGCCCTGATCTTCCCGATGGTGCTCCTCGCGGTGAACGCCGGAGGGCTGACGAGCGCGACCGAGCTTCCGGGCTTCCCGACGGAGACGTACCTGGACTTCGCGTTCGCGTTCCCCCTCGTGCAGAGCGCCATCTTCGGGGCCTCGCTCGCCGGGACCGAGTTCGCCCGCGACATCGAGAACGGCTTTCTGAACCGCCTGACGCTGACACCTCTGAGGCCCGTCGCGCTTCTTGCGGGGCTTCTCTCCGGAGTCGTCGCGCTGACGGTCCTTCAGTACACGGTCTTTCTTGCGGTCGGGCTCGCTATCGGGGTGGACATCAAGAGCGGCATCCTCGGGGTGCCGGTGCTCTTTCTGCTCGGCGTCCTGACCTCGCTCGGGTTTGCGTGCCTCGGGACCATTCTTGCCCTGCGTACCGGCTCGGGGGAGGCGGTGCAGAGCTTCTTCCCGCTGTTCTTTGTCCTGATCTTCTTCTCCTCCGTTACGCTGCCGCGCCCGCTTCTCGGGGGCGGCTGGTTTCAGGCGGTCGCGACGGTGAACCCGGTCTCCTACCTCGTGGAGGGGCTCCGCTCGCTCGTCATTACGGGCTGGGACCCGCACGCGCTCGCGCTCGGGTTCGGGTTCGCGCTCGCGTTTCTCGCGGTCGGGCTTGCGGTTGCGGCGCGCTCGATGCGGCGCAGGATGGAGGCGTAG
- a CDS encoding histidinol-phosphatase HisJ family protein, which yields MIDYHLHVIAHDDRPMTVENILAYCEVAKKRGIKQLGITEHDRYLDKIDLAAFMEARERSEDVALRLGIEIDYIPGNEDEMFNVSGALPYDYVIGSVHRVDRREIDRATDQSIYAEYETYDLYEAYFENVREAARSGLFEVIGHPDLIKIFRHAPEEDITPMLEKTADAIAEAGVAVDVNSAGLRKPVGEVYPSERFLAMFRERDVPIVLSSDAHAAHEVGAGYKTSVELVRRVGYEKVATFRDRDPDADLAL from the coding sequence TTGATCGACTACCACCTGCACGTTATCGCCCACGACGACCGGCCGATGACGGTCGAGAACATTCTTGCGTACTGCGAGGTCGCAAAGAAGCGCGGGATAAAGCAGCTCGGGATAACCGAGCACGACCGCTACCTCGACAAGATCGACCTCGCCGCCTTCATGGAGGCCCGGGAGAGGTCTGAGGACGTCGCGCTCAGGCTCGGTATAGAGATAGACTACATCCCCGGAAACGAGGACGAGATGTTCAACGTCTCCGGCGCCTTGCCCTACGACTACGTTATCGGGAGCGTCCACCGCGTCGACCGGCGGGAGATCGACCGCGCAACCGACCAGTCCATCTACGCCGAGTACGAGACCTACGACCTCTACGAGGCGTACTTCGAGAACGTCCGCGAGGCCGCAAGGAGCGGGCTCTTCGAGGTTATAGGCCATCCGGACCTTATAAAGATCTTTCGCCACGCCCCCGAAGAGGACATCACGCCGATGCTCGAGAAGACCGCCGATGCGATCGCCGAGGCCGGGGTCGCCGTGGACGTGAACTCCGCGGGTCTTCGCAAGCCCGTCGGGGAGGTCTACCCCTCGGAGCGGTTCCTCGCGATGTTCCGCGAGCGCGACGTCCCGATAGTCCTCTCAAGCGACGCCCACGCCGCTCACGAGGTGGGAGCGGGCTACAAGACGAGCGTCGAGCTTGTCCGGCGCGTCGGCTACGAGAAGGTCGCGACCTTCCGCGACCGCGACCCGGACGCGGACCTCGCTCTCTAG